Proteins co-encoded in one Plasmodium coatneyi strain Hackeri chromosome 7, complete sequence genomic window:
- a CDS encoding KIR protein, which translates to MNGASVALPSETMYHIFGEGSECRGVQDEDEDEDECCKNNGNTLSLVSQMWLKSDINLAREIEQNYCYARKMEHDETGNKWCQFFYFWLGDRIKDNLNNWGLAEIMGKIYSLLPEHQCKSDFYKLYDDVGEYIFPDCRVLFDYDYNINAWQGDKKCTVGSNSPEYMGQQAKAQSAYLALCNRCEESNDKCCTKFKSEYWEGNRCKRWPPRNLPKLTCTAERKPEHEDELLEDEDEPRGHEPGPTSMEMGKEALMKLHLEGLPSRMAYQDFELYWDTYKSHPSVNAVKSSLQPVLKMYPDISECLNKIVGAWYYVTNVMPTQNQSFEKRCEYFYYWLGSMMSSELGNNVSFSQVVRAIYTELGQLSAKNGCGSVPTTVNGVLFNQRKKIFDFWRDHIALRTLLKSSMFECTSAYSSYVSAVTAAYAAVEGDYERSSDQYWDAFWGTHKDTISKEIPNLACPDKPSAGDDVDLGDAPRNEEHSVSSVKGDGAQASEKELSKDSISHQEETTEGATSTHPTNATLPATISSVSALVGLATITFILYKVSNYNNYNLRYK; encoded by the exons ATG aACGGGGCTTCAGTTGCATTACCCTCAGAAACAATGTACCATATATTCGGCGAAGGCTCAGAGTGCCGTGGAGTGCAGGATGAGGATGAGGATGAGGATGAATGCTGTAAGAATAATGGGAATACTTTAAGTCTAGTGTCACAAATGTGGCTGAAGAGTGATATAAACTTGGCCAGGGAAATTGAGCAGAACTATTGTTACGCACGTAAAATGGAACACGATGAAACAGGTAATAAATGGTGTcagttcttttatttttggttaggtgatagaATAAAAGACAATTTGAATAATTGGGGCTTGGCGGAAATCATGGGGAAAATTTACAGTCTCCTTCCGGAACACCAATGTAAGAGTGATTTCTATAAGTTGTACGATGATGTTGGCGAGTACATTTTCCCAGACTGTAGGGTACTGTTCGATTATGATTATAACATTAATGCTTGGCAAGGGGACAAGAAATGTACGGTAGGTTCCAATAGTCCAGAATATATGGGACAACAAGCGAAAGCTCAGTCGGCATATTTAGCGTTATGTAATAGATGTGAGGAAAGTAATGATAAATGTTGTACTAAATTTAAAAGTGAATACTGGGAAGGTAATAGGTGTAAACGGTGGCCACCGAGGAACCTACCAAAACTAACGTGCACCGCTGAACGGAAGCCGGAGCATGAGGACGAACTTCTGGAGGATGAGGATGAACCCCGAGGACATGAACCTGGACCTACATCAAtggaaatgggaaaagaagcACTCATG AAGCTGCATTTGGAAGGTTTACCTTCCAGGATGGCCTATCAGGACTTTGAATTATACTGGGACACATACAAATCCCATCCATCTGTCAACGCAGTAAAAAGTAGTCTGCAACCCGTGTTGAAGATGTATCCAGATATCTCTGAATGTTTGAATAAAATTGTGGGTGCCTGGTACTATGTGACAAATGTAATGCCCACGCAGAATCAATCCTTTGAGAAGCGTTGTgaatatttctattattggcttGGATCTATGATGTCCAGCGAATTAGGAAACAATGTTTCATTTTCGCAGGTGGTGCGTGCAATATACACGGAATTAGGGCAGTTATCGGCTAAAAACGGGTGTGGATCTGTACCCACTACTGTTAACGGAGTCCTTTTCAATCAGAGGAAAAAGATATTCGACTTCTGGCGTGACCATATTGCTCTACGAACATTGTTAAAAAGTAGTATGTTCGAGTGCACTAGTGCGTATAGTAGTTACGTAAGTGCCGTTACTGCAGCATATGCAGCTGTAGAGGGAGACTACGAAAGGAGCTCTGATCAATACTGGGACGCATTCTGGGGGACGCATAAGGATACTATTAGTAAGGAAATACCGAATTTGGCTTGCCCAGACAAACCTTCTGCTGGGGACGACGTAGATCTTGGGGATGCTCCACGGAATGAGGAGCACAGTGTATCCAGCGTAAAAGGTGACGGGGCACAAGCATCGGAGAAGGAACTTTCAAAAGATTCTATATCACATCAGGAAGAAACTACAGAAGGCGCTACTTCCACACATCCGACAAATGCAACACTTCCCGCTACTATTTCTTCCGTCTCTGCATTGGTAGGACTAGCCACAATcacattcattttatataaagtaagtaattacaacaattacaatTTAAGGTATAAATAA
- a CDS encoding KIR protein translates to MFKDSKSGTCTAKDSRPVCNETLIGKVKAGLRKFQINNGDDKLAKEIVGNCHYACNREETDSSGKWCYLFYYWLGSTIKGNLGNQHSYTPDKVMKAIYQELQGKCECNNECTNLYDDISSWQTFEEGKKLFDYYYNNSALPGYPDCDKIISGRKYTKLRSDAEEAYDTLDGICDSSNRDKYCTEFRANRDQWNPQKLPEPKCNNERKPKEDEEDEVDKFLPSSNAYKTLEISQKLYKAEALVSIIETYIRSAVHNHTENPNCIDEIASAWYCVNMVISKQSTYSKDERCNFFYYWLGHMLNGKLKNTSKFGEVMNEIYAGLSQFTDEDVCPKVQTNIDITLFNRRKIVFDYWYNYKTMRTQWESPEFHCDSSYKAYFDRALSAYNDVQTDCDNNEKNKHGSYCLKFSGQYGDYNPHILINGKCTNPPKRKEYLVAQDQPQQETPPAEGTSGATTGVVGTCTQTEGKKKEEKKEKKGFRIPRLRFCFSGCKDNNVT, encoded by the coding sequence ATGTTCAAGGACAGTAAGAGTGGAACATGTACTGCAAAGGACAGTCGTCCAGTGTGTAACGAAACACTAATAGGAAAAGTGAAAGCGGGATTAAGGAAGTTCCAAATTAATAATGGTGATGATAAATTAGCAAAGGAAATAGTGGGCAATTGCCATTACGCATGTAACAGGGAGGAGACCGACTCCAGTGGTAAGTGGTGttatttgttttattattggttagggagTACAATAAAAGGGAACCTAGGGAATCAGCATTCTTACACACCTGATAAGGTCATGAAGGCAATTTACCAGGAGCTGCagggaaaatgtgaatgtaATAATGAGTGCACTAATTTGTACGATGATATTAGTAGTTGGCAAACTTTCGAGGAGGGTAAGAAGCTATTTGATTACTACTATAATAACAGTGCTCTGCCGGGATACCCGGATTGTGACAAAATTATCTCCGGAAGGAAATATACGAAACTGAGGAGCGATGCTGAAGAAGCATATGATACTTTAGATGGTATTTGTGATAGTAGTAATCGTGATAAATACTGTACGGAATTTCGTGCGAACCGTGATCAATGGAACCCACAGAAACTACCAGAACCAAAGTGCAATAATGAACGGAAGCCGAAGGAAGACGAGGAGGATGAAGTGGACAAATTCTTACCTTCAAGTAATGCATACAAAACTTTAGAAATCAGCCAAAAACTGTACAAGGCGGAAGCTCTTGTTAGCATAATAGAGACCTATATAAGAAGTGCAGTGCACAATCATACAGAAAATCCTAATTGTATAGATGAAATTGCAAGTGCCTGGTACTGTGTTAACATGGTAATAAGTAAGCAGAGTACATATAGTAAGGACGaacgttgtaattttttttactactggCTGGGACACATGTTAAATGGGAAACTGAAGAATACTAGTAAATTCGGTGAAGTTATGAACGAAATATACGCAGGATTGTCTCAATTTACTGATGAAGACGTGTGCCCGAAGGTACAAACTAATATTGACATCACGCTCTTtaatagaaggaaaatagTATTCGATTACTGGTACAATTATAAAACCATGCGAACACAGTGGGAGTCCCCCGAGTTCCATTGTGATAGTAGTTATAAAGCATACTTTGACCGAGCTCTTTCAGCGTATAATGATGTACAAACAGATTGCGACAATAATGAGAAGAATAAACATGGTTCGTACTGTTTGAAATTTAGCGGACAGTATGGGGACTATAATCCtcatatattaataaatggaaaatgtacTAATCCACCTAAACGGAAAGAATACTTGGTAGCACAGGATCAACCACAACAAGAAACTCCacctgcagaaggaacatcCGGAGCTACCACTGGTGTAGTAGGTACGTGTACTCAGacagaggggaaaaaaaaggaagaaaagaaagaaaagaaagggtttaggattccaCGTTTAAGATTCTGCTtttcagggtgtaaggacaacaatgtgacctga
- a CDS encoding KIR protein: MDLALGNYPSVSSYAVKIAKAQCCASHLGGKDSADNEYCHYLYFWTGELLSGKLKDPDFKKAMEEIYKEMENYDSRFNCKNLCPNVNKDEFDKRKVAYEYLQNYATIHQKLTENNKFCDSICSDYLMSTYKTYSEVYEKCVPLTSNSEAYCTTFLKEHAQHQDGDQQKLQKLQELKCSTKHTGDDAIVGRHAVTHLPEIVTARQETLSTVQEQSQSHTAMAPTSTTPAIAVSSAMVTIGLPTLAYFLYKAQQL; the protein is encoded by the coding sequence ATGGACCTTGCTTTAGGGAATTACCCAAGTGTCAGTAGTTATGCTgtcaaaattgcaaaagcACAATGTTGTGCATCACACCTAGGGGGAAAGGATTCCGCGGATAATGAATATTGCcattatttgtatttttggACAGGGGAACTCTTATCGGGCAAATTAAAGGATCCTGACTTTAAGAAGGCTATGGAGGAGATCTATAAAGAAATGGAGAACTATGATAGCAGAtttaattgtaaaaatttatgcCCCAATGTTAACAAGGACGAATTCgataaaaggaaagttgCATATGAGTACCTTCAGAACTATGCAACTATACACCAAAAACTAACTGAAAACAACAAATTCTGTGATAGTATCTGCTCTGATTACCTGATGAGTACTTATAAAACCTACAGTGAAGTATATGAGAAGTGTGTACCCCTCACTTCTAATAGTGAAGCATATTGTACAACATTTCTGAAGGAGCATGCGCAACATCAGGATGGTGATCAACAAAAACTACAAAAATTGCAAGAACTAAAATGTAGCACAAAACATACCGGGGACGATGCAATAGTCGGGAGGCACGCAGTAACTCATTTACCAGAAATTGTTACAGCGAGACAGGAGACTCTGTCTACAGTGCAGGAACAATCACAATCTCACACAGCAATGGCCCCCACCTCTACCACCCCCGCTATTGCTGTCTCCTCTGCAATGGTTACCATAGGGTTACCAACACTGGcatactttttatataaagcgCAACAACTATAA